From Bacteroidales bacterium, one genomic window encodes:
- a CDS encoding FAD-dependent oxidoreductase, with protein sequence MYKITTHPILEIPKEELVEFLFEGHKVKGIKGHTIAAALHQAGYPVHNHSLKERNRTLECGIGKCGACEMLVDGHVRRICITKVDGVKKVERLGDANSKPENGNMFKLAQSDDKIAAKQKKIYKTTVAIIGAGPAGLAVREQLNKAGVDNLVIDNNAKIGGQFKMQTHQFFFFEKEKKFGGMRGFDIAKTLAGDSADGIILNSVVWDILQGKRLAIKNIETQEVFYVDADQLVVAAGALPFMPAFKNDDLPGVYTAAVVQKMMNTEFTLLGKNILTVGAGNIGYLTSYQAVQAGAHVKAIVEGMDHEGGFPVQANRVRRLGIPIMTSRVILEAIPNKDMTGITGAIIAECKNFKPIAGTEKRIDGIDCINICTGLLPDNQLLRKGNEVFGRACRGVGDAVRIGEGTSAVLRGKQCAYEIMQDLGTRFNYDEYLAVSKEYIDSQQHPVRVLDEPNKPSAKRMAEKGFVVADCLYGFACNPCSFSCKQGAITKSSTSAVPVINYDKCIGCMECVTQCPGLAIFGYRLAKKQLFLPVEFDVKEGSKVFLVDDNGKKVGEGTLDKIIKKPNKTNMATVTATAIYGKDGKICRDAKDEDLLRARGFIVKENYPEQLKLTPAKSDNADTYVCFCEDVKLKDLLETLKGRKSITARELKHITRIGMGVCRGSRCLPRAKQVLKGYGIEVTGEFTPRGPMANLVEIGNLCNVKKDDIVITTDKFTAAKPIKVGAFVAGGGMAGTATFRYLAEAGFKPVLINKETGSSWRCIGGGRPAFSVPALADIANGNLQIFRELQKKGNIDLKMTRYISFAHDEKTYKDLDASRAWSKAYMVEKKDFQKEISEYFNPNLNIYTHALISEDCWQATPGRTIDLVRQIGIKKGGVVYEDTELVEVRKVGGMYHILVKMPDGKYQKYESEIFVNSLGPGAEKFARQLGIETHLYPVRHQAFITKRLPLIGKDGDSLDMLIDRRNYKGFSAVYGQQFAHTGQIIGCASPENNATEGGKNLKVNTQEFIEIVSEVFTDWIPKLKGMSVQATWCGYYTEPRYIIDPQLGLFVGMRGHGFMLSQYIGKLYVDALQGKKVPDYFKRLGINGDGLAENAFA encoded by the coding sequence ATGTACAAAATAACAACACACCCGATTTTGGAAATTCCAAAGGAGGAGCTCGTCGAATTTTTATTTGAAGGGCATAAAGTGAAGGGAATTAAGGGGCATACCATTGCCGCAGCCCTTCATCAAGCCGGTTATCCGGTTCATAATCACAGCCTTAAAGAGAGAAATAGAACATTGGAGTGCGGCATTGGAAAGTGCGGCGCCTGCGAGATGCTTGTAGATGGGCACGTACGCAGAATTTGCATCACAAAAGTTGACGGTGTTAAAAAAGTTGAGAGACTTGGAGACGCAAACTCAAAGCCTGAAAACGGAAACATGTTCAAGCTTGCGCAAAGTGATGACAAGATTGCTGCAAAGCAGAAAAAAATATACAAAACTACTGTCGCGATAATTGGCGCGGGCCCTGCAGGTCTGGCAGTTAGAGAGCAGCTGAATAAAGCCGGAGTTGATAATTTGGTGATTGACAATAATGCAAAGATTGGCGGTCAGTTTAAGATGCAGACTCACCAGTTCTTCTTCTTTGAGAAGGAGAAGAAATTTGGAGGAATGAGAGGATTTGACATTGCAAAAACACTGGCCGGAGATTCAGCAGACGGAATAATTCTAAACTCTGTAGTATGGGATATTCTGCAAGGCAAGAGACTTGCGATAAAGAACATAGAAACGCAAGAGGTATTTTACGTAGATGCTGACCAGCTGGTTGTTGCAGCGGGAGCCCTTCCATTTATGCCGGCATTTAAAAATGATGACCTTCCTGGTGTTTATACCGCAGCGGTAGTTCAAAAGATGATGAATACGGAGTTCACATTGCTAGGTAAGAACATCCTTACGGTCGGCGCAGGAAATATTGGATATCTAACATCATATCAGGCTGTTCAGGCCGGAGCGCATGTCAAGGCTATAGTAGAAGGAATGGACCATGAAGGCGGTTTCCCGGTTCAGGCAAACAGGGTCCGCAGATTGGGAATTCCTATTATGACATCCCGCGTTATTTTGGAGGCAATACCTAACAAAGACATGACCGGAATTACCGGAGCTATCATAGCAGAATGTAAGAACTTTAAGCCTATCGCAGGGACAGAAAAGAGGATTGACGGAATAGATTGTATAAATATTTGTACAGGTTTGCTGCCTGACAACCAGCTTCTTAGGAAAGGCAATGAAGTATTCGGTCGCGCTTGCAGAGGTGTAGGAGACGCCGTAAGAATTGGAGAAGGAACTTCTGCAGTTTTAAGAGGAAAGCAGTGCGCTTATGAGATTATGCAAGACCTTGGGACAAGATTTAACTATGACGAATATCTTGCCGTGTCAAAGGAATATATTGATTCTCAGCAGCATCCTGTACGCGTATTGGATGAGCCCAACAAGCCTTCCGCAAAGAGAATGGCAGAAAAAGGATTTGTTGTTGCAGATTGTCTTTACGGTTTTGCTTGTAACCCTTGCTCTTTCTCATGCAAACAGGGAGCCATTACAAAGAGCTCAACATCAGCTGTTCCCGTAATTAATTATGACAAGTGCATCGGCTGCATGGAGTGCGTAACTCAGTGTCCGGGTCTTGCAATATTTGGATATCGTCTTGCAAAGAAACAACTATTCCTGCCTGTTGAATTTGATGTCAAAGAGGGAAGCAAAGTATTTCTTGTAGACGACAACGGAAAGAAAGTTGGTGAAGGAACTTTGGACAAAATCATTAAAAAGCCAAACAAGACCAATATGGCAACGGTCACTGCCACAGCTATTTATGGCAAGGATGGCAAAATCTGTCGGGATGCAAAAGATGAAGATTTGCTAAGAGCAAGAGGATTTATTGTTAAGGAGAATTATCCTGAACAATTAAAGTTAACCCCTGCAAAGTCCGATAATGCAGATACTTACGTTTGCTTCTGCGAGGATGTAAAATTGAAAGACCTGCTGGAAACTTTGAAAGGGCGCAAGAGTATTACCGCAAGAGAGCTTAAGCACATCACCAGAATTGGAATGGGAGTTTGCCGCGGAAGCAGATGCCTGCCTAGAGCAAAGCAAGTTCTAAAAGGCTATGGCATAGAGGTTACCGGAGAGTTTACTCCAAGAGGACCTATGGCAAATCTTGTGGAAATTGGAAATCTATGCAATGTAAAGAAGGATGATATTGTCATCACGACAGATAAATTTACCGCAGCAAAACCTATCAAAGTTGGAGCTTTTGTAGCTGGCGGAGGAATGGCCGGAACGGCAACATTCAGATACCTTGCAGAGGCAGGATTTAAGCCGGTGCTGATTAACAAGGAAACCGGCAGCTCATGGAGATGCATCGGCGGAGGACGTCCTGCATTCTCAGTTCCTGCGCTTGCAGATATTGCAAATGGCAATCTTCAAATTTTCAGAGAGTTGCAGAAAAAAGGCAATATAGATTTAAAGATGACCAGATATATAAGTTTTGCCCATGATGAGAAAACTTATAAAGACCTTGATGCATCGCGCGCATGGTCAAAGGCGTACATGGTTGAGAAAAAAGATTTCCAGAAAGAGATTTCAGAATACTTCAATCCAAATCTGAACATCTACACACATGCCTTAATATCAGAGGATTGCTGGCAGGCAACCCCGGGACGCACAATAGACCTTGTGAGACAAATTGGTATCAAGAAAGGCGGCGTTGTATATGAAGATACTGAGCTTGTGGAAGTTAGAAAAGTCGGAGGCATGTACCATATTTTGGTTAAGATGCCTGACGGAAAATATCAGAAGTATGAGAGTGAAATTTTTGTAAACTCATTAGGGCCTGGCGCAGAAAAATTCGCAAGACAGCTTGGAATTGAGACGCACCTATACCCTGTTAGACACCAGGCATTTATCACAAAGAGACTGCCTCTTATCGGAAAAGACGGAGACTCTTTGGATATGCTTATTGACAGAAGAAATTACAAAGGTTTCTCCGCTGTTTACGGACAGCAATTTGCACATACCGGCCAGATAATCGGCTGCGCATCACCTGAGAACAATGCCACTGAAGGAGGAAAGAATCTTAAGGTTAATACTCAGGAATTCATTGAGATTGTCTCTGAAGTATTTACAGATTGGATTCCGAAGCTTAAGGGAATGAGCGTCCAGGCAACATGGTGCGGTTATTACACAGAGCCACGCTATATCATTGATCCTCAGCTTGGTTTGTTTGTTGGAATGAGAGGACACGGCTTTATGTTATCTCAGTACATTGGCAAACTTTATGTTGATGCGCTTCAGGGCAAGAAGGTGCCTGACTATTTCAAACGCCTGGGAATCAACGGAGACGGGCTTGCAGAGAATGCATTTGCATAG
- a CDS encoding M6 family metalloprotease domain-containing protein, whose amino-acid sequence MKKILISIFAFALIMCCMPGVSRAIPAYPFPITVRQPDGSTITIQVHGDEFLHWTTCGGKLVAKGGDGFYHNATFTADGKISIGSTKAGAASFTGSSSVTPPAAAVQRALRMRQENYASNSNMKMAAENLQRVASGQPAKSISQGSKKFLVILVQYSDVSFTVSNPQSTFSNLLNQSGYSYNGATGSVKDYYKDNSNSQFVPTFDVAGPVTLTNTQAYYGGNDSDGNDLRARQMVAEACNLLDSSVDFSQYDNDGDGYVDNVYCYYAGYNEAEGGGDNTIWPHSWSLGTYAVTLDGVTVSHYACGSEFKGASGATIAGIGTFSHEFGHVLGLPDFYDVDYANSGGQAFGLQYFSLMSSGNYLNNGNTPPCLTAIERNMLGWMSFTQLTTSGDYTLEPVQNNKAYTSATKTNGEYYVYENRQKTGWDTYLYGHGMLIYHVDQSSNIVGTVTAASRWNSNTINAYPSHQCCDLVEAIPESQLTISSISSMGKMPFPGTEGITSFTSATSPAAKDWAGNATGYNLTSIAETGSNITFTLSVGAVTNLALKGYNAIADPKKSYSAGEAFTLALMPCSNTPSSVAWYFDGASKNAGDAITLTSGNHVVKAELTFANGSKETLIQEITAK is encoded by the coding sequence ATGAAAAAGATTTTAATTTCAATATTTGCATTTGCACTTATAATGTGCTGCATGCCTGGTGTTTCACGTGCAATACCGGCTTATCCTTTCCCTATAACTGTGAGACAACCAGATGGTTCTACAATAACAATACAAGTGCACGGAGATGAATTTCTGCACTGGACAACATGCGGAGGAAAGCTTGTTGCTAAAGGCGGAGACGGGTTTTATCATAATGCGACTTTCACTGCCGACGGCAAAATCTCAATAGGTTCTACAAAGGCCGGCGCCGCTTCATTTACCGGAAGCTCATCCGTCACTCCTCCTGCTGCGGCTGTTCAAAGAGCGCTGAGAATGAGGCAAGAAAATTATGCATCAAACAGCAATATGAAGATGGCGGCTGAGAATCTTCAAAGGGTGGCTAGCGGCCAGCCTGCAAAGTCAATATCTCAGGGGAGCAAAAAGTTTTTGGTAATATTGGTGCAGTACAGCGATGTATCATTTACTGTTTCAAATCCTCAGTCTACATTCTCTAATTTGCTTAATCAGAGCGGCTATTCTTATAATGGCGCAACTGGCTCAGTGAAAGATTATTATAAGGACAACTCCAATTCGCAATTTGTTCCAACGTTTGATGTTGCCGGACCTGTCACATTAACAAATACACAAGCTTATTATGGAGGCAACGATTCTGATGGAAATGATTTGCGTGCAAGACAGATGGTAGCTGAGGCTTGTAATTTATTGGACAGTTCAGTTGATTTTTCTCAATATGATAATGATGGTGATGGCTATGTAGATAATGTATACTGTTACTATGCAGGATATAATGAGGCAGAGGGCGGCGGAGATAATACTATTTGGCCTCACTCTTGGAGTTTGGGTACATATGCCGTAACTCTTGATGGCGTTACAGTTAGCCACTATGCTTGCGGTTCTGAGTTTAAAGGTGCTTCAGGTGCTACAATCGCCGGAATAGGGACTTTCTCCCACGAATTCGGACACGTACTTGGATTGCCTGATTTTTACGATGTTGACTATGCAAATTCAGGCGGCCAGGCATTTGGCTTGCAGTATTTTTCACTGATGTCTTCCGGAAATTATCTGAATAACGGCAATACGCCTCCTTGCCTTACGGCAATTGAGCGCAATATGCTTGGCTGGATGAGTTTTACACAGCTAACGACGTCAGGAGATTACACCCTTGAGCCTGTTCAAAATAATAAAGCTTATACTTCTGCCACAAAAACAAACGGAGAATATTATGTATATGAGAACAGACAAAAGACAGGGTGGGATACGTATCTTTATGGTCATGGCATGCTAATCTATCATGTTGACCAATCAAGCAATATTGTAGGAACGGTTACTGCGGCTAGCCGCTGGAACTCAAATACTATCAATGCTTACCCTTCTCACCAATGCTGTGACCTTGTAGAAGCTATTCCGGAATCACAGCTGACAATTAGCAGTATAAGCAGCATGGGCAAAATGCCTTTCCCTGGTACGGAAGGTATCACTTCATTTACATCTGCTACTTCTCCTGCTGCAAAGGATTGGGCAGGTAATGCAACCGGATATAATTTAACATCAATTGCAGAGACGGGTTCCAATATTACTTTCACTTTAAGCGTGGGAGCTGTAACTAATCTTGCTTTGAAAGGTTACAATGCAATTGCAGATCCAAAGAAATCATACAGCGCAGGGGAAGCGTTTACATTGGCATTAATGCCTTGCAGCAATACTCCTTCTTCTGTTGCGTGGTATTTTGACGGAGCATCAAAGAATGCGGGAGATGCAATTACTTTAACTTCCGGAAATCATGTGGTTAAAGCTGAATTGACTTTTGCCAATGGCAGCAAGGAGACTCTTATTCAGGAAATTACGGCAAAATAA
- a CDS encoding UDP-glucose/GDP-mannose dehydrogenase family protein yields the protein MNIGIVGTGYVGLVSGTCFSEMGINVTCIDIDKKKIDGLNNGIVPIYEPGLEALVKKNVADGRLHFTTSLPDCIADQDAVFIAVGTPPGEDGSADLHYVLDVASTFGKYIKKYTLLITKSTVPVGTSIKVRAAVEKELKKRKANIPFDVASNPEFLKEGAAIKDFMSPDRVVVGVESLKARKIMEKIYRPFQLSNYRIIWMDIMSAEMTKYAANSMLATRISFMNEIARLCEITGADVENVRAGMASDTRIGNKFLFPGCGYGGSCFPKDVKALIRTGAENGYKMQVIQAVEDVNAEQKKIVFQKLQKAFKNKLKGKTIAMWGLAFKPETDDMREAPSIVTANLLVKAGAKVKVYDPIAMPESKRVYLKDIVTYCDNMFDAVKGADALALVTEWKEFRLPNLDKVKKLMKGKIVVDGRDIFVPEEMRAAGFDYYAIGRK from the coding sequence ATGAATATTGGAATAGTTGGAACCGGATATGTTGGACTTGTTTCTGGAACTTGTTTCTCAGAGATGGGCATTAACGTAACGTGCATTGATATTGATAAAAAGAAGATTGACGGGCTAAATAATGGCATAGTCCCAATTTATGAGCCCGGTTTGGAAGCTCTTGTTAAGAAGAACGTTGCAGACGGCCGTTTGCATTTTACAACGTCATTGCCTGACTGTATTGCAGACCAGGATGCCGTTTTTATTGCAGTAGGGACGCCTCCTGGAGAGGATGGAAGCGCTGATTTACATTATGTTCTGGATGTTGCTTCTACATTTGGCAAGTATATTAAAAAATACACGCTCCTTATTACAAAGAGTACAGTGCCTGTCGGGACCTCTATAAAGGTCAGGGCGGCAGTTGAAAAAGAGCTTAAGAAAAGAAAAGCAAATATACCTTTTGACGTTGCTTCTAACCCTGAATTTTTGAAGGAAGGGGCTGCAATTAAGGATTTTATGTCTCCCGATAGAGTAGTTGTAGGGGTCGAGTCTCTTAAGGCGCGCAAGATTATGGAGAAGATTTACAGGCCTTTCCAGCTCTCCAATTATAGAATTATATGGATGGATATTATGTCCGCGGAAATGACCAAATACGCCGCAAACTCCATGCTTGCAACAAGAATCAGTTTTATGAACGAGATTGCAAGGCTATGCGAGATTACAGGAGCTGACGTAGAGAATGTTAGAGCGGGAATGGCTTCTGATACCAGGATAGGGAACAAGTTTTTATTCCCGGGCTGCGGTTACGGTGGTTCATGTTTTCCAAAAGATGTTAAGGCTTTGATAAGAACAGGAGCGGAGAATGGCTATAAAATGCAAGTAATTCAGGCAGTTGAAGATGTTAATGCAGAGCAGAAGAAGATTGTTTTCCAAAAATTGCAGAAGGCATTTAAGAACAAATTGAAGGGGAAAACCATAGCAATGTGGGGATTGGCATTTAAGCCGGAGACCGATGATATGAGAGAGGCTCCTTCTATAGTGACTGCTAATCTGCTGGTTAAGGCCGGCGCTAAGGTTAAGGTCTATGACCCTATAGCAATGCCTGAGAGCAAAAGAGTTTATCTGAAAGATATTGTAACGTATTGCGACAATATGTTTGATGCGGTAAAAGGTGCTGATGCATTGGCTCTTGTGACAGAATGGAAAGAGTTCAGACTGCCTAATTTGGACAAAGTTAAGAAGCTGATGAAAGGTAAAATTGTAGTTGACGGAAGGGATATCTTTGTTCCTGAAGAGATGCGTGCCGCAGGTTTTGATTATTATGCAATTGGTAGAAAATAA
- a CDS encoding S41 family peptidase: MKKIIYLLFTITLIAPTGSAAFSQTNKKPAATKSVATKGTTHVIETGYMWPVKGKTAGEGIVCKPQGYIEKEFNFDNLFITAPEGSTLVSPTDGTISNISIDYLSSLQYSTSYHYDSSKSFDENISAAKKECESDKSNKIKTKYLSVCIGIKTAKAKVYIHGLSGDYKFKTGQKIAKGEEIGKMAYCYNKIDQPAICLTISVNGVSSDPMTPFGLKTTFVYPKEQKPITSLTKVQAKEDFNILIDCIKEEYPSLYDVITPEEFDKFIQKTNYQLDTFKKDVPFAAVSSIVNNTIRLVHDSHIWRLSNDSRKNVTLQPQIWVGIFNDGMYCTMTTKAYEKYFGKKIRSVNGYSNLDTIRSIITRSLDLYDAKVQSVPNFSMATTGFGQLIDPKDYKMDVTFADGEKISAPGIDIRKIKGSPFMQMGKWMKFMQINYYPKANYTLKEMNDSTVYIGLNSFELSETETGEVCSFIKKCEDKKIRNLIFDVRNNGGGNADVLMKIFGCFISMPLKLDGYDMMNKINFETFKYSMNRASDSTRNISSEFADFKPRPGKSGVYSTSSDTDKDGLVTPDSLIHYSGRLYVLANEHSVSAATLFAALTAKSKRGVVIGRETASAYHYMTAMKFSQILLPNSKIGINLPLVKTVFDTEISDRFPYGRGVLPDYEVPLTFDNFIGNEADAILDRAMQLIQTVK, from the coding sequence ATGAAAAAGATTATTTATCTGCTTTTCACAATTACCCTTATTGCGCCAACTGGTTCCGCCGCTTTTTCACAAACAAATAAAAAGCCTGCAGCTACAAAATCTGTCGCGACAAAAGGCACTACTCATGTCATTGAAACGGGATACATGTGGCCTGTAAAAGGAAAAACGGCAGGTGAAGGAATTGTATGCAAGCCGCAGGGATATATTGAGAAGGAATTCAACTTTGACAATTTATTTATTACCGCTCCTGAAGGAAGCACGCTAGTATCCCCCACAGACGGAACAATATCCAACATATCAATAGATTATCTTAGCAGCCTGCAGTATTCGACGAGCTACCATTATGATTCATCAAAATCCTTTGATGAAAACATCAGTGCTGCAAAAAAGGAGTGCGAATCAGATAAATCTAATAAAATAAAAACTAAATATTTGAGCGTTTGCATTGGGATAAAGACTGCAAAAGCAAAAGTATATATTCATGGCCTGTCCGGAGACTACAAATTTAAAACGGGTCAGAAAATAGCTAAGGGAGAAGAGATTGGAAAGATGGCTTATTGTTACAACAAAATTGATCAGCCGGCTATTTGCCTAACCATCAGCGTTAACGGTGTTTCATCAGACCCTATGACTCCATTTGGCCTTAAGACAACTTTTGTGTATCCAAAAGAGCAGAAGCCAATTACTTCTTTGACAAAAGTTCAGGCAAAAGAGGATTTTAATATTTTAATTGATTGTATCAAAGAGGAGTACCCAAGTCTGTATGACGTTATTACTCCCGAGGAATTTGACAAATTCATACAAAAAACTAATTACCAGCTTGATACATTTAAAAAAGATGTTCCGTTCGCAGCAGTCAGTTCTATAGTCAACAATACTATTAGGCTTGTACATGATTCCCATATTTGGCGCTTGAGCAATGACAGCCGGAAAAATGTAACACTACAACCTCAAATTTGGGTTGGTATATTTAATGACGGCATGTATTGCACTATGACGACAAAAGCATATGAAAAATATTTTGGAAAGAAAATTAGATCCGTTAACGGATACTCAAATTTAGATACAATCCGCTCCATAATTACAAGAAGTCTGGATTTGTATGATGCTAAAGTTCAGAGTGTTCCAAACTTTTCAATGGCCACAACCGGATTTGGCCAGCTAATTGATCCTAAAGATTATAAGATGGATGTAACTTTTGCAGACGGGGAGAAAATAAGTGCTCCGGGGATTGATATCAGAAAGATAAAAGGCTCACCTTTTATGCAGATGGGAAAATGGATGAAATTCATGCAAATAAATTACTATCCTAAGGCAAACTACACATTAAAAGAGATGAATGACTCTACTGTATATATTGGTTTAAACAGCTTTGAACTATCTGAAACAGAAACAGGTGAAGTTTGCAGTTTTATAAAGAAATGCGAGGATAAAAAAATAAGGAATCTGATTTTTGACGTTAGAAACAACGGCGGAGGAAATGCGGATGTACTCATGAAAATATTTGGATGTTTTATATCAATGCCTTTGAAATTAGATGGTTATGATATGATGAACAAAATAAATTTTGAGACATTTAAGTACTCTATGAATCGCGCCTCCGACAGTACGAGGAATATCAGCAGCGAGTTTGCCGACTTTAAACCCCGTCCTGGCAAGAGCGGCGTATATTCCACATCCAGCGACACAGATAAAGACGGACTTGTTACTCCCGACAGTTTAATACACTATTCAGGAAGACTATATGTACTTGCAAATGAACACTCTGTATCTGCTGCAACATTATTTGCAGCCCTAACTGCAAAAAGCAAAAGAGGAGTTGTAATTGGTCGGGAAACAGCATCGGCATATCACTACATGACTGCAATGAAATTTTCTCAAATTCTTCTTCCAAACTCAAAAATAGGGATAAACCTGCCATTGGTCAAGACAGTATTTGACACGGAGATTTCTGACAGATTTCCTTATGGCAGAGGAGTTTTACCTGATTATGAGGTACCTCTGACATTTGATAATTTCATAGGCAATGAGGCGGATGCAATTCTTGACCGCGCCATGCAATTAATTCAAACCGTAAAGTAA
- a CDS encoding YitT family protein: protein MSFVTKEKLFSKDFFITYGLLVGGCFVFALGAVLLVEPYGFAPGGTYGLAMVFHHLWGWRTETTALCMDIPLLIIGILVIGKKFGIKTMLCTFLIPLFMWILHNTHGYDSLIEPGISDMNLFKNQLLAAIFGGIIYGIGLGMVFKSRATSGGSDIISMIVNKYFHISMGTAVVIVDGIITLSTVIAFGDWKLPMYSWIIIFIESKIIDLIIEGSSVKTMMIVSEKLDPIKEVIINDLGRGATLIPAIGMYKGEQRHIIYTTMTRREMVTLRYKIAEIDPRAFINVIESSEILGEGFKDIKE from the coding sequence ATGTCATTTGTTACAAAGGAAAAGTTATTTTCCAAAGACTTTTTTATTACCTACGGACTGCTTGTAGGAGGATGTTTTGTATTTGCTCTTGGAGCCGTGCTTCTTGTTGAGCCATACGGTTTTGCACCGGGAGGAACATACGGACTTGCAATGGTATTCCACCACCTTTGGGGATGGAGAACAGAGACAACCGCATTATGCATGGACATTCCCCTATTGATAATTGGCATTTTAGTCATAGGCAAAAAGTTTGGCATAAAGACTATGCTCTGCACTTTTCTTATCCCGCTGTTTATGTGGATATTGCACAACACTCACGGTTACGATTCCCTTATTGAGCCGGGGATATCTGACATGAATCTCTTTAAAAACCAGCTGCTTGCAGCCATATTCGGCGGTATAATTTACGGCATTGGTCTGGGCATGGTATTCAAATCCCGCGCAACCTCCGGTGGTTCAGACATTATCTCAATGATTGTAAACAAGTATTTTCATATCTCTATGGGAACTGCTGTGGTTATTGTTGACGGTATTATTACTCTATCCACAGTAATTGCATTTGGAGACTGGAAGCTCCCAATGTACTCATGGATAATCATTTTCATAGAGAGCAAAATCATTGACCTTATAATTGAAGGTTCATCCGTCAAGACAATGATGATTGTATCAGAAAAGCTAGACCCCATTAAAGAAGTTATTATCAATGACTTGGGAAGAGGAGCGACTCTGATACCCGCCATCGGAATGTATAAGGGAGAGCAAAGACATATCATCTACACAACCATGACAAGGCGTGAGATGGTAACGCTCCGCTATAAAATTGCAGAGATAGACCCGCGCGCATTTATCAATGTGATAGAATCTTCCGAGATTCTGGGAGAGGGATTCAAAGACATAAAAGAGTAG